The Candidatus Nitrosocosmicus franklandus genome contains a region encoding:
- a CDS encoding potassium transporter TrkG, which translates to MVTDPLKRPVLSYAHHQFIILDEDVDAATAVKLMHGRKADTIIVKNKTGEFVGIITDSDILDKIVMKGEDSDQVPIKAIMTSPVITISAKSNVRMALDLMRLNLIKRIPVTDNVHILGIVTQQGLANAIRTSVLERQFRSYRVVIRERYKPIWGNLGFILQFAGLLFIAPALMATYEGEVRTATGIFLGITSMSVTGFVLNAYGEKTPMNLRQASILMVSSFVLLSLFGSIPFIYVNPFGDDLDSYTLLVNSFFESASGFTTTGLSMLEYPEDLPKSFDFYRSFTQWIGGLSFVYLVITFFYPERKLAHMKGMMGGGSLKLRELILTIAVIFSIYTIILSALLYVSGNYDIIYNISLIFSSVTGGGFVPASTILSSGNYLELTVLMAGMVISALPFAFHYALFSKEMHTTKMRPEIALYFGIFAVSCIAFTYFLLSTYANSDIMTGIFHTLSAATTTGFQFIDVTILSDQGKIVLIVIMLIGGTAFSTAGGIKVGRILLILQKLTNKKFSADITTRSISSASSRYDSTYHIWEHKADQHKEEKTFNEAILVIILFISTSLITGVLLSVITQKDFLDSLFESVSALTTTGLTAGITELDMENGAKILLVINMIIGRFEIIALIYLFLEISKLRKIGTIGHKTKPHNT; encoded by the coding sequence ATGGTAACAGACCCTCTGAAACGCCCGGTGCTGTCATATGCTCATCATCAATTTATCATTTTGGATGAAGATGTTGATGCGGCAACTGCAGTTAAATTGATGCATGGGAGGAAAGCAGACACCATTATAGTAAAAAACAAGACGGGTGAATTTGTAGGGATTATAACAGACAGCGATATTTTAGACAAAATCGTCATGAAAGGGGAGGACTCTGACCAGGTTCCAATAAAGGCAATAATGACCTCTCCAGTGATCACTATATCTGCAAAGTCTAACGTTAGGATGGCTTTGGACCTTATGCGATTAAATTTAATCAAACGTATTCCAGTTACAGACAATGTCCATATTCTGGGAATAGTAACCCAACAAGGTCTAGCAAACGCCATTAGAACGTCAGTCTTAGAAAGGCAATTTAGAAGTTATCGAGTGGTAATCAGGGAGAGATACAAACCAATTTGGGGTAACCTTGGATTCATTTTACAATTTGCAGGTCTTTTATTTATTGCTCCTGCTCTTATGGCTACCTATGAAGGTGAAGTCCGTACTGCAACGGGTATCTTTCTTGGAATAACTTCAATGTCTGTTACTGGCTTTGTGTTAAACGCATACGGAGAAAAGACTCCCATGAATTTAAGGCAAGCTTCGATCCTGATGGTTTCAAGCTTTGTACTATTGAGTTTGTTTGGAAGCATTCCCTTTATCTATGTCAACCCGTTTGGAGATGATCTCGATTCGTATACCCTGCTTGTAAATAGTTTTTTTGAGAGTGCTTCAGGCTTTACGACTACAGGTCTTTCCATGCTAGAATATCCTGAAGATTTACCAAAGAGTTTTGATTTTTACCGTTCTTTTACACAATGGATCGGAGGATTAAGTTTCGTTTATTTGGTTATCACTTTCTTTTATCCTGAGCGAAAACTAGCCCATATGAAAGGTATGATGGGAGGCGGTAGTTTAAAATTAAGAGAACTCATACTCACCATAGCAGTTATTTTCAGTATTTACACCATAATTCTTTCTGCGCTATTATACGTTTCAGGAAATTATGACATTATATACAACATCTCATTGATATTTAGTTCGGTAACAGGTGGTGGATTTGTTCCCGCTTCCACAATCTTGTCGTCTGGAAACTACTTAGAATTAACGGTCCTGATGGCAGGAATGGTTATCTCTGCACTACCATTTGCATTCCATTATGCCTTGTTTAGTAAAGAAATGCATACTACTAAAATGCGGCCAGAAATAGCATTGTACTTTGGCATATTTGCAGTATCATGTATAGCATTCACGTACTTTTTACTATCTACCTATGCTAATTCTGATATCATGACTGGGATCTTCCATACCCTCAGCGCCGCTACAACAACCGGTTTTCAGTTTATTGATGTAACAATACTTTCTGATCAAGGTAAGATAGTGTTGATAGTAATAATGTTAATAGGAGGAACAGCCTTTTCTACAGCTGGAGGAATCAAGGTAGGAAGAATTTTGCTTATCTTGCAAAAACTCACAAACAAGAAATTTTCTGCAGACATTACTACAAGATCCATTTCATCTGCGTCCTCAAGATATGATAGTACTTACCATATATGGGAACATAAAGCCGACCAACATAAAGAAGAAAAAACATTTAACGAAGCAATATTAGTCATCATATTGTTTATCTCAACTTCTCTTATTACCGGAGTACTTCTCTCTGTAATAACACAAAAGGACTTTTTGGACTCGTTATTTGAATCAGTATCAGCATTAACTACAACCGGCTTGACTGCAGGGATAACAGAACTTGATATGGAAAATGGCGCGAAAATTTTGCTCGTTATAAATATGATAATTGGCAGGTTTGAAATAATCGCCTTGATTTATCTATTCTTAGAAATATCAAAGCTCAGAAAAATTGGAACCATAGGACATAAAACAAAGCCCCATAACACCTGA
- a CDS encoding PepSY domain-containing protein — MNTGTLFGFVILTGLLTAAMGLAPLTSSSNVFAQTNSTSNQTATNTTMGQTGGDHMMMMRDNYDGKKMMGMDMEHKKYEKINGTLNVMETMYQAIAAKFNVTLADAIATAEQAVGNGSYAMSANGEEKDGFLVYSIILGSPDMKFTKVLVDPGNGEVLQTKEISMMEWMMMMHSQGGHDMGMKGMHGGSSSGGYDKGYGGKGYGSSGHGGWEMNPGSGW, encoded by the coding sequence ATGAATACCGGAACTCTATTTGGTTTTGTTATTTTAACAGGCTTGTTAACAGCAGCAATGGGACTAGCACCACTGACAAGCTCCAGCAACGTATTTGCCCAAACTAATTCCACATCAAATCAAACAGCAACGAACACAACAATGGGACAAACAGGAGGAGATCACATGATGATGATGCGAGATAATTATGACGGTAAGAAAATGATGGGAATGGACATGGAACATAAAAAGTATGAAAAAATTAATGGTACATTAAATGTGATGGAAACAATGTATCAGGCAATTGCAGCAAAGTTTAATGTTACATTAGCTGATGCTATTGCTACAGCAGAGCAGGCTGTTGGAAATGGATCATATGCAATGTCAGCCAACGGTGAAGAAAAGGATGGATTCTTGGTATATTCTATAATATTAGGCTCTCCTGATATGAAATTTACAAAGGTATTGGTTGACCCGGGCAACGGTGAAGTATTACAGACTAAAGAAATTTCAATGATGGAATGGATGATGATGATGCATTCACAAGGAGGTCATGATATGGGCATGAAAGGAATGCATGGTGGCAGTAGTAGTGGAGGCTATGATAAAGGTTATGGCGGAAAAGGATATGGCAGTAGCGGTCATGGCGGCTGGGAGATGAATCCAGGATCTGGATGGTAA
- a CDS encoding M20/M25/M40 family metallo-hydrolase, with the protein MSTSFNDDQMDSLVSDLQILIRQPSISATSEGLEQCAILLANLMKNAGIHSELLYLDAVDQLENVNSHNKIPPIVFGEVKSKINPHSETLLFYNHYDVQPVDPIEKWNEDPFSGKVEGNLIYGRGSADDKGELITRLKAVEFFLKNTGDVPCNIKFLIEGEEEIGSPNLSRYLKKYKHRLNSDLVIWESGYVDKDERAIISLGQKGILNTEITVYGPSRDTHSSLAVAIENPAWKLVNLLSYLYDPVGGKILVDGWYDEVKPLSDKELQLLADEPFNEEAFKKEYGVTNFINNQNAYEIKKALAIEPSCNISGLTSGYTRKGVKTILPSSATAKLDFRLVPNMDPRIQFERLLKYLRTTRCFSENEVSVKYLSGEPAYRTPIDNQYVKLVVDSASKIFNGVVLNLSSAGTGPMYAFKEILNVDSICIGSTTLPNKMHSPNEYTNLDLLHKGTNCFIEIIKNFANITTRNTGQSRYYNL; encoded by the coding sequence ATGTCTACTTCATTTAACGATGATCAGATGGATAGTTTGGTTTCTGATCTTCAAATTCTTATTAGGCAGCCTAGCATCTCGGCAACAAGTGAGGGCTTGGAACAATGTGCTATCTTGCTTGCCAATCTGATGAAAAACGCCGGGATCCATTCTGAGCTACTTTATTTGGATGCCGTGGACCAACTTGAGAATGTAAACTCGCACAATAAAATCCCGCCAATAGTTTTTGGAGAAGTTAAATCCAAGATAAATCCACATTCAGAAACCCTCTTGTTTTACAACCATTATGATGTGCAGCCAGTTGATCCAATTGAAAAGTGGAATGAAGACCCTTTTAGCGGTAAAGTTGAGGGAAACCTGATTTACGGACGCGGTTCAGCTGACGATAAAGGTGAACTGATAACAAGGTTAAAGGCGGTAGAGTTTTTTCTCAAAAATACAGGAGACGTTCCTTGCAATATAAAATTCTTAATCGAAGGAGAAGAGGAGATTGGAAGTCCTAATCTTTCAAGGTATCTAAAAAAATATAAACATAGGTTAAATTCGGACCTGGTAATTTGGGAGAGTGGATACGTAGACAAAGACGAAAGAGCGATAATATCTCTGGGTCAGAAAGGCATTCTAAATACTGAAATCACTGTATATGGGCCCTCAAGGGATACGCATTCGAGTTTGGCTGTTGCCATAGAAAATCCTGCTTGGAAACTCGTTAATCTATTATCTTATCTTTATGATCCTGTAGGAGGTAAAATCTTAGTAGACGGCTGGTACGATGAAGTGAAACCCCTCAGTGATAAAGAATTACAATTGCTGGCAGACGAACCCTTCAATGAAGAGGCATTTAAAAAGGAATACGGAGTTACCAATTTTATAAACAATCAGAATGCATATGAAATTAAAAAGGCGTTAGCAATCGAACCCTCTTGTAATATCTCTGGATTAACTTCGGGTTATACAAGAAAGGGCGTAAAAACAATTTTACCCTCATCTGCTACTGCAAAGCTAGATTTTCGCCTCGTTCCAAATATGGATCCAAGAATTCAATTTGAAAGGCTGTTAAAATATTTGAGGACTACTAGGTGCTTTTCAGAAAATGAGGTATCCGTAAAGTATCTAAGCGGGGAGCCAGCATACCGCACGCCGATTGACAATCAGTATGTGAAACTAGTTGTCGACTCTGCTTCAAAGATATTTAATGGCGTCGTTTTGAATTTATCTTCTGCTGGAACAGGGCCAATGTATGCGTTTAAAGAAATACTGAATGTCGATTCAATATGTATTGGAAGTACAACATTACCAAACAAAATGCACTCACCCAACGAGTACACTAATCTTGACCTGCTACACAAGGGAACCAATTGCTTTATAGAAATTATCAAGAATTTTGCAAATATTACAACTCGAAACACTGGACAAAGTCGTTACTATAACTTGTGA